The Vicinamibacterales bacterium genome has a segment encoding these proteins:
- a CDS encoding efflux RND transporter periplasmic adaptor subunit, with protein MTEERRLHVTRGMAAAALLSTLLAGAGGMYLWTRSREAPAGAGANAPAADPRPSAAAASPAARPPAADAVVTLTRDAADRAGIVVTQVSAGPAADSLRLPGVVEPNAYRQVTVTPLVGGRVVSVAAQLGERVRKGQPLARVYSPELAEARSKYVAARSMLEAHDRELQRTGKLVEIGAASRQELERLHAEHAAQLAEVESARSRLRLLGADAERAPAPNAQDAATASVPAPIDGVVTERAANAGLNVDPATKLFTIVDLSQVWIVADVYERDLQRIREGARATVTSTAFPERPLEGRVSFIDPQLNPATRTARLRVEAANPRGDLRLGMYADVAIESASAASVLTVPKEAVQTVGDRQVVYVSLGTDPPRFVEREVRLGRVLGDRVEILGGLTAGDAVASKGSFFLRAEAERLGIRAARPSSPAARTPQAASPAVQVAKVAVTEKGFEPARVTLRAGAPARLTFVRTTDKTCATEVAFPSLGIRRGLPLNEPVVIDFTPSTSGEVAFVCGMNMLKGTVVVQ; from the coding sequence ATGACTGAAGAGCGGCGGCTCCACGTCACCCGCGGCATGGCAGCGGCCGCGCTGCTGTCGACTCTGCTCGCCGGCGCGGGCGGGATGTACCTGTGGACGCGATCCCGCGAGGCTCCCGCGGGCGCTGGCGCAAACGCGCCGGCCGCGGACCCGCGTCCCAGCGCTGCAGCGGCGTCCCCGGCGGCGCGTCCGCCGGCCGCGGATGCCGTCGTCACGCTGACCAGGGACGCCGCCGATCGAGCAGGTATCGTGGTTACGCAGGTATCCGCAGGACCGGCGGCAGACAGCCTCCGGCTGCCGGGCGTGGTCGAGCCCAATGCGTATCGCCAGGTGACGGTCACGCCGCTGGTCGGCGGACGGGTCGTGAGCGTCGCGGCGCAGCTGGGCGAACGCGTGCGAAAGGGGCAGCCGCTCGCGAGGGTCTACAGTCCGGAGCTGGCCGAGGCGCGTTCGAAGTACGTCGCAGCCAGATCGATGCTCGAAGCGCACGATCGCGAGCTGCAGCGGACCGGGAAGCTGGTGGAGATCGGCGCCGCCAGCCGCCAGGAACTGGAACGGCTCCATGCCGAGCACGCCGCCCAGCTCGCAGAGGTGGAGAGCGCACGGTCGCGGCTCCGCCTGCTCGGCGCAGACGCCGAGAGAGCGCCTGCGCCGAACGCGCAGGATGCCGCGACCGCCAGCGTTCCCGCGCCCATCGACGGCGTGGTCACGGAACGCGCGGCGAACGCCGGCCTCAACGTCGATCCGGCGACGAAGCTGTTCACGATCGTCGATCTGTCGCAGGTCTGGATCGTGGCCGACGTGTACGAGCGCGATCTGCAGCGGATCCGCGAAGGGGCGCGGGCGACGGTTACCTCAACCGCCTTCCCCGAGCGCCCGCTGGAGGGGCGCGTCAGCTTCATCGATCCCCAGCTGAACCCGGCAACACGGACTGCAAGGCTTCGCGTCGAGGCGGCGAATCCGCGAGGCGATCTCCGGCTCGGGATGTATGCCGACGTGGCGATCGAGTCGGCGAGCGCCGCCTCCGTGCTCACCGTGCCAAAGGAAGCGGTTCAAACCGTCGGCGATCGACAGGTGGTCTATGTGTCCCTGGGAACCGATCCTCCGAGGTTTGTCGAGCGCGAAGTCCGGCTCGGACGGGTGCTCGGGGATCGGGTCGAGATCCTCGGCGGGCTGACGGCCGGCGACGCGGTCGCGTCGAAGGGCAGCTTCTTCCTGCGTGCGGAGGCGGAGCGCCTCGGCATCCGCGCGGCCCGGCCGTCGTCTCCCGCGGCGCGGACCCCGCAAGCGGCATCTCCGGCAGTGCAGGTCGCGAAGGTAGCGGTGACGGAGAAAGGGTTCGAACCCGCCAGGGTGACGCTGCGCGCCGGCGCTCCCGCTCGACTCACCTTCGTGCGGACGACCGACAAGACCTGCGCGACCGAAGTCGCGTTCCCCTCACTTGGCATCAGGCGCGGGCTCCCGCTGAACGAGCCGGTCGTCATCGATTTCACACCGTCGACATCCGGAGAGGTCGCATTCGTGTGCGGCATGAACATGCTGAAAGGGACGGTGGTCGTTCAATGA
- a CDS encoding TolC family protein, with amino-acid sequence MKRRATAAFAATCWLAASASAAQTAPAAFVDPASGLSLDQAIQRALTQEPSIRAARTSVDAARGMRLQAGLRKNLSISTELRDEPAGTDHQTMVSVEWPLDLFRRTGRVNVADREVAAAELLVSDRERLLAADVRARYGDALVAVREAAVLDDLVAATRRQADLLRARVDQGASPALERDLMEVELRRLEADRLLQLGRAERAMFELKRAIGAPPDEQIRLRDVLDDVVNRQAPAATAGTGAAEGRADVREAQARVAVADARIDRARREGRVDVSVFAGYTRMDSGFSQIGLSPAGGVERIRGQFQYVTGGVMVTLPLFNRNQGEVAAARAERAGAAALHAAAALTAGSEIAAARALDERARDAVRMYGAEARTLARQNLSVVQQSYGLGRATIFEVLSEQKRYLDLERAYTGTLREAFEARTALNRALGAMQ; translated from the coding sequence ATGAAACGTCGAGCGACCGCCGCATTCGCGGCGACGTGCTGGCTCGCGGCGTCTGCGAGCGCCGCACAAACGGCGCCGGCCGCGTTCGTCGATCCGGCCAGCGGCCTCTCCCTCGATCAGGCAATCCAGCGCGCGCTGACGCAGGAGCCGTCCATCCGCGCCGCCCGGACGTCCGTCGACGCCGCGCGTGGGATGCGGCTTCAGGCCGGGCTGCGCAAGAACCTGTCGATATCGACCGAGCTGCGTGACGAGCCGGCAGGGACCGACCATCAAACGATGGTGAGCGTCGAGTGGCCGCTCGACCTGTTCCGCCGGACGGGGCGCGTGAACGTCGCCGACCGGGAGGTCGCGGCCGCCGAGCTGTTGGTCTCGGATCGCGAGCGGCTGCTGGCCGCCGACGTGCGGGCCCGCTACGGCGATGCGCTGGTCGCAGTCCGGGAGGCCGCGGTTCTCGACGATCTGGTCGCGGCCACGCGCCGTCAGGCGGATCTGCTGCGCGCACGTGTCGATCAGGGTGCGTCCCCTGCGCTGGAGCGCGACCTGATGGAGGTCGAGCTCCGCCGGCTTGAGGCCGATCGGCTGCTGCAGCTCGGCCGCGCCGAGCGCGCCATGTTCGAGCTCAAGCGGGCAATCGGCGCGCCGCCGGACGAACAGATTCGGCTGCGCGATGTGCTGGATGACGTGGTGAACCGGCAGGCGCCTGCGGCAACCGCCGGGACCGGCGCGGCAGAGGGTCGCGCTGACGTGCGTGAAGCACAGGCCCGCGTCGCAGTGGCGGATGCGCGAATCGACCGCGCGCGGCGAGAGGGTCGCGTGGACGTCAGCGTGTTCGCCGGATACACGCGCATGGACAGCGGCTTCTCGCAGATCGGTCTCTCACCGGCCGGCGGCGTCGAGCGAATCCGCGGCCAGTTTCAGTACGTCACCGGCGGCGTGATGGTCACCCTGCCCCTCTTCAACCGCAACCAGGGAGAGGTCGCCGCCGCACGGGCCGAACGCGCCGGCGCGGCCGCACTCCACGCGGCGGCAGCGCTGACCGCCGGCAGCGAAATTGCGGCGGCGCGCGCGCTGGACGAGCGCGCGCGGGACGCGGTGCGGATGTACGGAGCAGAGGCGCGGACGCTGGCGCGCCAGAACCTCTCGGTCGTTCAACAGAGTTACGGGCTCGGCCGCGCGACGATCTTCGAAGTGCTGAGCGAGCAGAAACGCTATCTCGATCTCGAGCGCGCCTACACCGGGACGCTGCGCGAGGCGTTCGAAGCCCGGACGGCTCTCAACCGGGCCCTTGGAGCGATGCAATGA